In Streptomyces longhuiensis, the following proteins share a genomic window:
- a CDS encoding toll/interleukin-1 receptor domain-containing protein, whose product MTGSRRSATDPPPISNLPVQATPFVGRDEEIAAIQDLFEDHRAVLLHDPADRQHGYGKSEAAITYCHRYRMRYRVAWWFNCSHESDPHRLRQLIERGTDELHTRYREVLRVSEIPARPDDKWLLLYDNVADPDRIQDLFPAGDARILVTSRPPGATWDGAARLPVGDLDPSEVASLFRQLAEIRQPVAEDLARTFAGHPQQIIAVAEQIRRGTPPAACVTLADAVRLAPAPARPAPPQPSGHVRMSAQDRETLIDTLLSSPVCRDLPSYRAWIEAIDRRAAVSSGLPSETETIRTRVVGLVSIALSRDAPDVLLALAQAFEDRAGRHEAQLVRALIGPAAANWNENKEPIRAVLPPRPADAPFFFTSYANREDDQDHVAEFHEQLEQELRIKRGRNVTSTGFLDRRSLQLGLTWREPMVEAIRSTRLLVALITADYFESEWCRREWAVMTERARRAGRSPGDEPVAILPLFWVKPRGPLPKDLAAIQYSSPALFGGSKAPDNLIDLLREDKKKAAAFIRRLADTMIDAADRDLPALDADAVRDLPLAFGEWDTGDTSLPGSRTGSGPDGGDAQPHPDPEPRPTLASEPDPAPPEQAERTPAVSPVPDPRVSPDRPEDPVRTTEPPLAASPTPPAASDKTRLIEALTTGPLREPTRYTPWVEAVLRDVDQAHRPAVTQFVDPLRRRVHLLVNFAYDQSTPDLFRAMARALTLVDPGGATAPDETVTAVQKLVDRIVAAWPHHT is encoded by the coding sequence TTGACCGGGTCGAGACGCTCCGCCACCGATCCGCCTCCGATCTCGAACCTGCCGGTCCAGGCGACGCCGTTCGTCGGCCGCGACGAAGAGATCGCCGCCATCCAGGACCTGTTCGAGGACCACCGCGCGGTCCTCCTCCACGATCCGGCCGACCGGCAGCACGGGTACGGCAAGTCGGAGGCGGCGATCACCTACTGCCACCGCTACCGCATGCGCTACCGCGTGGCCTGGTGGTTCAACTGCTCGCACGAGAGCGATCCCCACCGGCTGCGGCAGCTGATCGAGCGGGGGACGGACGAGCTGCACACCCGGTACCGCGAGGTCCTGCGCGTCTCGGAGATCCCCGCACGACCCGACGACAAGTGGCTGCTCCTGTACGACAACGTGGCCGATCCGGACCGCATCCAGGACCTCTTCCCGGCCGGCGACGCCCGGATCCTGGTCACCTCCCGCCCGCCGGGCGCGACCTGGGACGGGGCCGCCCGGCTGCCCGTCGGCGACCTCGACCCGTCCGAAGTGGCCAGCCTCTTCCGTCAGTTGGCCGAGATCCGGCAACCCGTGGCCGAGGATCTCGCCCGTACGTTCGCGGGACATCCGCAGCAGATCATCGCGGTGGCCGAGCAGATCCGCCGCGGCACCCCGCCCGCCGCGTGCGTCACCCTCGCCGACGCCGTACGGCTCGCGCCGGCGCCCGCGCGGCCCGCGCCGCCGCAGCCGTCGGGCCATGTGCGGATGAGCGCCCAGGACCGGGAGACGCTCATCGACACCCTGCTGTCCTCGCCGGTCTGCCGGGACCTGCCCAGCTACCGTGCGTGGATCGAGGCCATCGACCGGCGGGCGGCGGTGTCGTCCGGCCTGCCGTCGGAGACGGAGACCATCCGCACGCGCGTCGTCGGCCTGGTGTCCATCGCCCTGAGCCGGGACGCCCCCGATGTCCTGCTGGCCCTCGCCCAAGCCTTCGAGGACAGGGCCGGCCGGCACGAGGCGCAGCTCGTCCGGGCGCTGATCGGCCCGGCGGCGGCCAACTGGAACGAGAACAAGGAGCCGATACGCGCCGTGCTGCCCCCACGCCCCGCCGATGCCCCGTTCTTCTTCACCAGCTACGCGAACCGGGAGGACGACCAGGACCATGTCGCCGAGTTCCACGAGCAGCTCGAACAGGAGCTGCGCATCAAGCGCGGCCGGAATGTGACGAGTACGGGCTTCCTGGACCGCCGCAGTCTCCAACTCGGCCTCACCTGGCGGGAACCGATGGTCGAGGCGATCCGCTCGACGCGGCTGCTGGTCGCCCTGATCACCGCGGACTACTTCGAGAGCGAGTGGTGCCGGCGGGAGTGGGCCGTGATGACGGAGCGCGCCCGCCGGGCCGGGCGTTCGCCGGGGGACGAGCCGGTCGCCATCCTGCCGCTGTTCTGGGTCAAGCCCCGCGGCCCGCTTCCCAAGGATCTGGCCGCCATCCAGTACAGCTCTCCCGCGCTGTTCGGCGGGAGCAAGGCCCCGGACAACCTGATCGACCTGCTGCGCGAGGACAAGAAGAAGGCCGCGGCCTTCATCCGCAGGCTCGCCGACACCATGATCGACGCGGCGGACCGTGATCTCCCGGCGCTCGACGCGGACGCCGTACGGGACCTTCCGCTCGCGTTCGGCGAGTGGGACACGGGGGACACGTCGCTGCCGGGCTCCCGAACGGGCTCCGGCCCTGACGGGGGCGATGCCCAGCCGCACCCCGATCCCGAGCCGCGGCCGACGCTCGCCTCCGAACCGGATCCGGCACCCCCCGAGCAGGCCGAGCGCACCCCGGCGGTCTCCCCCGTGCCGGATCCTCGCGTCTCTCCCGACCGGCCCGAGGATCCGGTACGAACCACCGAACCCCCGCTCGCGGCCTCCCCCACTCCCCCGGCGGCCTCCGACAAGACCCGGCTGATCGAGGCCCTGACGACCGGCCCGCTGCGCGAGCCCACGCGGTACACGCCCTGGGTCGAGGCCGTACTCCGGGACGTCGACCAGGCGCACCGTCCCGCGGTCACGCAGTTCGTCGACCCGCTCAGAAGACGGGTGCACCTGCTCGTGAACTTCGCCTACGACCAGAGCACCCCCGACCTGTTCCGCGCCATGGCCCGGGCGCTCACGCTGGTCGACCCCGGCGGCGCCACCGCTCCCGACGAGACCGTGACCGCCGTCCAGAAACTGGTGGACCGTATCGTCGCGGCATGGCCGCATCACACGTGA
- a CDS encoding toll/interleukin-1 receptor domain-containing protein has protein sequence MDPSAFFYTSCTRGDGWPALTRFHADLEYRLRAQEGYGISGALGAAMNPDTVPSSAITKAGVMIALYSPRYFLDRGCGLEWAVIQSRMRRRANTEGVQAPGCLIPVCWKPVAERLIPQEVRRSESFPGPGAFDWLREQGLESLVSSSDPGADERYYVFVEQLTKSILEAGRAGLAPLGADEARDTLPAFGSAQGATSPSGPHLRVPEQPDARHESAAGEPRSVAISYVGADQAWADWMDGVLREEGHTVRQRRRRVGRETLSQAVERARDGADRVVVVFSRSYFDAGNTAPTDWEAAFNPPASDPSWLVAVQIDAAPRPVLVRGVKVLTLEGSGPDQAERLREGVMDPARTAPRDPAGEAR, from the coding sequence GTGGATCCATCCGCTTTCTTCTACACGAGCTGCACCCGCGGCGACGGCTGGCCCGCGCTCACCCGCTTCCACGCCGATCTGGAGTACCGGCTGCGGGCGCAGGAGGGTTACGGCATCAGCGGCGCGCTCGGCGCGGCGATGAACCCCGACACGGTGCCGAGCAGCGCCATCACCAAGGCCGGCGTGATGATCGCGCTCTATTCCCCCAGGTATTTCCTGGACCGCGGCTGCGGCCTGGAGTGGGCCGTCATCCAGTCCCGGATGCGCCGCCGCGCGAACACCGAGGGCGTCCAGGCCCCCGGCTGTCTCATTCCGGTCTGCTGGAAACCCGTGGCCGAGCGTCTGATCCCGCAGGAGGTGCGCCGCTCCGAGTCGTTCCCCGGGCCCGGCGCCTTCGACTGGCTCAGGGAGCAGGGCCTGGAATCCTTGGTGTCGTCGTCGGACCCGGGTGCGGACGAGCGGTACTACGTGTTCGTCGAGCAGCTGACGAAGAGCATCCTGGAGGCCGGACGCGCCGGGCTGGCACCGCTCGGGGCCGACGAAGCACGCGACACGCTCCCCGCGTTCGGCTCCGCGCAGGGCGCGACCAGCCCTAGCGGCCCCCATCTCAGGGTGCCCGAGCAGCCCGACGCCCGCCACGAGAGCGCGGCCGGTGAGCCACGCTCGGTCGCCATCAGCTACGTCGGCGCCGACCAGGCGTGGGCCGACTGGATGGACGGGGTGCTCCGCGAGGAGGGCCACACCGTGCGGCAGCGGCGCCGTCGGGTCGGGCGCGAGACCCTCTCGCAGGCCGTGGAGCGCGCACGGGACGGCGCCGACCGGGTCGTGGTCGTCTTCTCCCGCAGTTACTTCGACGCGGGGAACACCGCCCCCACCGACTGGGAGGCCGCCTTCAACCCGCCCGCCTCCGACCCGTCCTGGCTCGTCGCCGTTCAGATCGACGCGGCGCCCCGGCCCGTTCTCGTACGTGGTGTCAAGGTCCTGACGCTGGAGGGATCCGGCCCCGACCAGGCCGAACGGCTCCGCGAAGGAGTCATGGACCCGGCGCGTACGGCGCCCCGCGATCCGGCGGGGGAAGCGCGTTGA
- a CDS encoding branched-chain amino acid ABC transporter substrate-binding protein: MSPLAWPRWREWSWRTVKLVAAGVAFAVVLSVAGFVIVDKVSDARARCADGVTHLDPDRECVGVTDGSYTFAGHLKRVEKKIEEENKRVYDHRGTDPYVTVAYLTSFTVTDDDSNSEDSVRHELEGAYLAQVRHNTGDLAASPKIRLLVANTGSGARHWEHTVDELIARKGAPDRLVAVAGLGPSTGPDVAALRKLSRSGIATVSSIMTATDIKGIQGFVRVAPTNADEARAGAAYLKRQKDKYRTAVVIQDADKDDLYASTLGDAFSAEYPDKKHRLVADRITYDSSVPSAWPNELHYTAEQLCGERPEVVYFAGRGRHLSHFLNALANRTCQSRNFTVLTGDDTTNLTPKELAAAARTGVTMLYTGLAHADMWRNDPGAVSGPSAGSFQPGGTLDKWFPDDARYDGQDIMGHDAVLTAAQAIRMASNWQGEVTGRSVGRMFLQLDGDRKVPGASGFLSFKDNGDPRDKAVPILRLTPKGESELVDVSAPRGEPATRG; the protein is encoded by the coding sequence ATGAGCCCTCTGGCCTGGCCCCGGTGGCGCGAGTGGTCCTGGCGGACGGTGAAGCTGGTCGCGGCCGGTGTGGCGTTCGCGGTGGTGCTGTCGGTCGCCGGATTCGTGATCGTCGACAAGGTCTCGGACGCCCGCGCCCGCTGCGCCGACGGCGTGACGCATCTGGACCCGGACCGGGAGTGCGTCGGCGTCACCGACGGCTCGTACACGTTCGCCGGACATCTCAAGCGGGTCGAGAAGAAGATCGAGGAGGAGAACAAGCGGGTCTACGACCACCGCGGCACGGACCCGTACGTCACTGTCGCCTACCTCACCTCGTTCACCGTCACCGACGACGACAGCAATTCCGAGGACTCCGTCCGGCACGAGCTCGAAGGCGCCTATCTGGCGCAGGTCCGGCACAACACGGGTGACCTCGCCGCCTCCCCGAAGATCCGGCTGCTCGTCGCCAACACCGGGAGCGGAGCGCGCCATTGGGAGCACACCGTGGACGAGCTGATCGCCCGCAAGGGCGCTCCCGACCGGCTCGTCGCGGTGGCGGGCCTCGGCCCCAGCACCGGCCCGGACGTGGCGGCGCTGCGCAAGCTGTCGCGGAGCGGCATCGCCACGGTCTCCAGCATCATGACGGCCACGGACATCAAGGGCATACAGGGTTTCGTGCGGGTCGCGCCGACCAACGCGGACGAGGCGCGGGCGGGCGCGGCATACCTCAAGCGGCAGAAGGACAAGTACCGCACCGCCGTCGTCATCCAGGACGCCGACAAGGACGACCTCTACGCGTCCACCCTCGGTGACGCGTTCAGCGCGGAGTACCCGGACAAGAAGCACCGCCTCGTCGCGGACCGGATCACGTACGACTCCTCGGTGCCCTCGGCCTGGCCCAACGAACTCCATTACACCGCCGAGCAGTTGTGCGGCGAGCGGCCCGAAGTGGTCTATTTCGCGGGGCGCGGACGCCATCTGTCGCACTTCCTGAACGCGCTCGCCAACCGCACCTGCCAGTCGCGGAACTTCACCGTGCTCACCGGCGACGACACGACGAACCTGACACCCAAGGAACTCGCGGCCGCCGCGCGCACCGGCGTGACCATGCTCTACACGGGCCTCGCCCACGCGGACATGTGGCGCAACGACCCGGGGGCGGTCTCGGGACCGTCGGCCGGGAGCTTCCAGCCGGGCGGCACTCTCGACAAGTGGTTCCCCGACGACGCCCGTTACGACGGCCAGGACATCATGGGGCACGACGCGGTGCTCACGGCGGCGCAGGCGATCCGGATGGCGTCCAACTGGCAGGGCGAGGTGACGGGACGCTCGGTCGGCCGGATGTTCCTCCAGCTCGACGGGGACCGCAAGGTGCCCGGCGCGAGCGGCTTCCTGTCGTTCAAGGACAACGGGGACCCGCGCGACAAGGCGGTCCCGATCCTGCGGCTCACGCCGAAGGGCGAGTCGGAGCTGGTGGACGTGTCGGCGCCGAGGGGCGAACCGGCCACGCGCGGGTAA
- a CDS encoding thioesterase family protein — MTPLPLLHRTVRAEWIDYNGHMSEAFYVLVFGHATDALMIETGLHSGYRESTGCSLYTVESHLRYLRDVPEGSALAVRSRVLGAAAKKARFTHEMYVVAAPGAEPAEDAQPVATTELLAVHVDQKAGRAAPFPDEVRERFTELTEPAPDWAGRSVAEV; from the coding sequence GTGACGCCGCTGCCCCTGCTGCACCGCACCGTCCGTGCCGAGTGGATCGACTACAACGGTCATATGAGCGAGGCGTTCTACGTCCTCGTCTTCGGGCACGCCACCGACGCGCTGATGATCGAGACGGGCCTGCACTCCGGGTACCGCGAGTCCACCGGCTGCTCCCTGTACACGGTCGAGTCGCACCTGCGCTATCTGCGTGACGTCCCGGAGGGGTCGGCGCTCGCCGTCCGCAGCCGGGTCCTGGGCGCCGCTGCCAAGAAGGCCCGCTTCACCCACGAGATGTACGTCGTCGCGGCCCCGGGCGCGGAACCCGCCGAGGACGCGCAGCCGGTCGCCACGACGGAGCTGCTCGCGGTGCATGTCGACCAGAAGGCGGGGCGCGCGGCGCCGTTCCCCGACGAGGTCCGCGAGCGCTTCACCGAGCTGACCGAACCCGCTCCGGACTGGGCGGGACGGTCCGTCGCGGAGGTGTAG
- a CDS encoding 3-hydroxyacyl-CoA dehydrogenase NAD-binding domain-containing protein: MTSTEPENVRRVACVGAGVIGGGWVAHFLARGYDVTAWDPAPDAELRLRRLVDAAWPALTQLGLADGASTNRLTVTATLEEAVADAQFVQESAPEKLDLKRDLLARLDAATPPGVVIASSTSGYPMTDMQTDAEGAGRLVVGHPFNPPYLIPLVEVVGGERTSAEAVAWASRFYEVAGKSVITMDREVPGFIANRLQEALWREALHMVANGEATVKEIDDSITEGPGLRWAFMGPMLTFALAGGEGGMAHMLDHFGPSLKSPWTRLEAPELDKALYDSVVAGCDDAAAGRTIADLVAERDQGVIDVLRATGRLPGARKEAGK; encoded by the coding sequence ATGACGTCGACCGAACCCGAGAACGTACGCCGCGTCGCCTGTGTGGGCGCCGGAGTGATCGGCGGCGGCTGGGTCGCCCACTTCCTGGCCCGCGGCTACGACGTCACGGCCTGGGACCCGGCGCCCGACGCGGAGCTGCGGCTGCGCCGTCTCGTCGACGCCGCGTGGCCCGCGCTCACGCAGCTCGGCCTCGCCGACGGGGCGTCCACGAATCGCCTCACGGTGACCGCCACCCTCGAAGAGGCCGTGGCGGACGCCCAGTTCGTGCAGGAGAGCGCCCCGGAGAAGCTGGACCTCAAGCGCGATCTGCTGGCCCGCCTGGACGCGGCGACGCCGCCCGGGGTCGTCATCGCCTCGTCCACGTCGGGCTATCCGATGACGGACATGCAGACGGACGCGGAGGGTGCGGGCCGCCTCGTCGTGGGGCACCCGTTCAACCCGCCGTACCTCATCCCGCTGGTCGAGGTGGTCGGCGGCGAGCGGACCTCGGCGGAGGCGGTGGCGTGGGCCTCCCGCTTCTACGAGGTGGCGGGCAAGTCCGTCATCACGATGGACCGCGAGGTGCCCGGCTTCATCGCCAATCGCCTCCAGGAGGCCCTGTGGCGCGAGGCCCTGCACATGGTCGCCAACGGCGAGGCCACGGTGAAGGAGATCGACGACTCCATCACCGAGGGTCCCGGCCTGCGGTGGGCCTTCATGGGGCCGATGCTGACGTTCGCGCTCGCGGGCGGCGAGGGCGGCATGGCACACATGCTGGACCACTTCGGCCCCTCCCTGAAGTCGCCGTGGACCCGCCTGGAAGCTCCGGAGCTCGACAAGGCGCTGTACGACTCCGTGGTCGCCGGCTGCGACGACGCGGCGGCCGGACGGACCATCGCCGACCTGGTGGCCGAGCGCGACCAGGGCGTCATCGACGTACTGCGCGCGACGGGCCGCCTGCCGGGTGCCCGGAAGGAGGCCGGCAAGTGA
- a CDS encoding 3-keto-5-aminohexanoate cleavage protein, with protein sequence MPMNQDVIITCALTGAGDTVRKSPHVPVTPEQIARSAVEAADAGAAEVHIHVRDPETGAPSRDPRLYREVVERIKETGTDVVINLTAGMGGDLVVDPDEPLKQLPGTDLVGGLERLPHVEDLLPDICTLDCGSLNFGDGSNLYVSTPDMLRAGARRIQELGVRPELEIFDTGHLWFAKQLLAEGLLDDPTVFQLCMGIPWGAPADPGVLQSMVNMLPEGAQWASFALGRMQMPWVAQSVVLGGHVRVGLEDNLYLGKGVKATNAQLVERAVTIVEAMGARVATPDEARQKLGLKPRGHSVAQEGTA encoded by the coding sequence ATGCCCATGAACCAGGACGTCATCATCACCTGCGCCCTCACCGGCGCCGGCGACACCGTCCGCAAGAGCCCTCACGTACCGGTCACCCCCGAGCAGATAGCCCGCTCCGCGGTGGAGGCGGCGGACGCGGGCGCCGCCGAGGTCCACATCCACGTACGCGACCCCGAGACCGGAGCGCCCTCGCGCGACCCGCGGCTGTACCGCGAGGTCGTCGAGCGGATCAAGGAGACCGGTACCGACGTCGTCATCAACCTCACCGCCGGAATGGGCGGTGACCTGGTCGTCGACCCGGACGAGCCGCTGAAGCAGCTGCCGGGCACCGACCTCGTCGGCGGCCTCGAACGGCTGCCGCACGTCGAGGACCTGCTCCCCGACATCTGCACCCTGGACTGCGGCTCCCTCAACTTCGGCGACGGCAGCAACCTCTACGTCTCCACCCCGGACATGCTCCGCGCGGGCGCCCGGCGCATCCAGGAGCTGGGCGTGCGGCCCGAGTTGGAGATCTTCGACACGGGTCACCTCTGGTTCGCCAAGCAGCTGCTCGCCGAGGGCCTGCTCGACGATCCGACCGTGTTCCAGCTCTGCATGGGCATCCCGTGGGGCGCGCCCGCCGACCCGGGCGTCCTCCAGTCGATGGTCAACATGCTGCCTGAGGGCGCGCAGTGGGCGAGCTTCGCGCTGGGCCGGATGCAGATGCCGTGGGTCGCGCAGTCCGTCGTGCTCGGCGGGCACGTCCGCGTCGGCCTGGAGGACAACCTCTATCTCGGCAAGGGCGTCAAGGCCACCAACGCGCAGCTCGTCGAGCGCGCCGTGACGATCGTCGAGGCGATGGGCGCGCGCGTCGCCACCCCGGACGAGGCCCGCCAGAAGCTAGGCCTCAAGCCCCGCGGCCACTCCGTCGCCCAGGAAGGAACCGCCTGA
- a CDS encoding TetR/AcrR family transcriptional regulator — protein sequence MEHGDENRDEVAARVREVITAAGVSQREFARRIVMDPSKLSRSLSGTRRFTAAELARIADEGQVDAGRLLGARHRPPARPAGTAVPVEGGRPSQIVRETVRLIAERGFHAVRVSDIAEACATSTAAIHYHFPGRAELLEAAVRWCMDEDTAHRAARTADAADPADELRQLIALQTPRTAQQRRQWAVWLDLWAEAARSTAVGGLHAEYYRQWRETVADVVRRGVARGSFRPVDPEAAALALTALIDGLATQVLASTPGAPGTDAEAMHTALLAYVDDTLTAPAPR from the coding sequence GTGGAGCACGGAGACGAGAACCGAGACGAGGTCGCCGCCCGGGTGCGGGAGGTGATCACCGCCGCCGGGGTGAGCCAGCGCGAGTTCGCCCGGCGGATCGTCATGGACCCCTCCAAGCTGTCCCGGTCCCTGAGCGGCACGCGCCGCTTCACGGCGGCCGAGCTGGCCCGGATCGCCGACGAGGGGCAGGTGGACGCGGGCCGGCTGCTCGGCGCGCGGCACCGGCCCCCGGCCCGCCCGGCGGGCACCGCCGTCCCGGTCGAGGGCGGCCGCCCCTCGCAGATCGTGCGCGAGACGGTCCGCCTGATCGCCGAGCGCGGCTTCCACGCCGTACGGGTCTCCGACATCGCCGAGGCCTGCGCGACCAGCACGGCCGCCATCCACTACCACTTCCCCGGCCGCGCGGAACTCCTGGAGGCGGCCGTGCGGTGGTGCATGGACGAGGACACCGCCCACCGGGCGGCGCGCACCGCCGACGCGGCGGATCCGGCCGACGAGCTGCGCCAGCTCATCGCGCTCCAGACGCCGCGCACCGCGCAGCAGCGCAGACAGTGGGCGGTCTGGCTGGACCTCTGGGCCGAGGCGGCCCGCTCCACGGCGGTCGGCGGGCTGCACGCCGAGTACTACCGGCAGTGGCGCGAGACCGTCGCCGACGTGGTCCGGCGCGGCGTCGCGCGGGGTTCGTTCAGACCCGTCGACCCGGAGGCGGCAGCGCTCGCGCTCACCGCCCTGATCGACGGACTGGCCACCCAGGTGCTCGCCTCGACTCCCGGCGCCCCCGGCACCGACGCCGAGGCGATGCACACGGCTCTGCTCGCGTACGTCGACGACACCCTGACCGCGCCCGCCCCCCGCTGA
- a CDS encoding endo-beta-N-acetylglucosaminidase translates to MDDDRSPVRPYMHGYDAAALKSWSPGTDRWARHFRSRVPLAPRIAPFPATQAHPDLATGPRLMNLTYDYDDAFFTARKYGDAFARRLLRFWQYSDFYGSWHGLPVDGSPADDPAHGLVNLPNPAYTDAAHRNGVRSLGCWFWPRSGDFEEYLEQRADGSFPVADKLIEMAAYFGFDGYFINHEAETPPGHAARLHDLLRSLRERAPEGFHLQWYDTITPDGHLDYLNHLSADNAPWLDVSDSFFANYWMTPEGVETSRATALKLGRDPYATVFHGTENEQFGFDPEYDPRLLFPPGKAARTSWALFGSHFVKELAPRHDDPDAQDEVFRRERRYWSGPHEDPTRSGRLLPHDRRTPRDRDDHRAWDGVAHHITERSVIGSFPFVTRFNTGHGRAFFLDGRRASDGDWHNASVQDVLPTWQFWTRAEGTGAAGTGTEGTGAEGTGAEGAGAAGAGAPLPVDFDHELAYDGGSSLLISGPLGPDCATTVRLYKTALAVTGPERLAVTTHGTDGADLEVGLLFQDAPDTFTWLAAGSAADWHTTTHGLAPFRGRTIAAVGLRVSSRRPTRCAIRIGELALLGPEFAAPAQPEDFRVDEVLTDGGTAHVLLSWRLAGHGVHHYDLLRDDDGSWLGRIYDDVYCLSLPAPAASETVTRLRLVAVAPDGSRSASATAEVHWSR, encoded by the coding sequence GCGCGCCACTTCCGCTCGCGCGTCCCGCTCGCGCCGCGCATCGCCCCGTTCCCCGCCACGCAGGCGCACCCGGACCTGGCGACGGGCCCGCGGCTCATGAACCTGACCTACGACTACGACGACGCCTTCTTCACGGCCCGCAAGTACGGCGACGCGTTCGCGCGCCGTCTCCTGCGCTTTTGGCAGTACTCCGACTTCTACGGCTCCTGGCACGGGCTGCCCGTCGACGGCTCGCCCGCGGACGACCCCGCGCACGGCCTGGTCAACCTGCCCAACCCCGCCTACACGGACGCGGCCCACCGCAACGGCGTGCGCAGTCTGGGCTGCTGGTTCTGGCCGCGCTCCGGCGACTTCGAGGAGTATCTGGAGCAGCGCGCCGACGGCTCGTTCCCCGTGGCGGACAAGCTGATCGAGATGGCCGCGTACTTCGGCTTCGACGGCTACTTCATCAATCACGAGGCCGAGACGCCGCCCGGCCACGCGGCGCGGCTCCACGACCTGCTGCGCTCACTGCGGGAGCGCGCCCCGGAGGGGTTCCACCTCCAGTGGTACGACACGATCACGCCGGACGGGCACCTCGACTACCTCAACCACCTCAGCGCGGACAACGCCCCCTGGCTCGACGTGTCCGACAGCTTCTTCGCGAACTACTGGATGACACCCGAGGGCGTCGAGACGTCACGTGCGACGGCCCTGAAGCTGGGCCGCGACCCCTATGCGACGGTCTTCCACGGCACGGAGAACGAGCAGTTCGGCTTCGACCCCGAGTACGACCCGCGGCTGCTGTTCCCGCCAGGGAAAGCGGCGCGCACGAGCTGGGCGCTGTTCGGCTCGCACTTCGTGAAGGAGCTGGCCCCTCGCCACGACGACCCGGACGCCCAGGACGAGGTGTTCCGGCGCGAGCGCCGCTACTGGTCGGGGCCGCACGAGGACCCCACCCGCAGCGGCCGCCTCCTCCCCCACGACCGGCGGACGCCGCGCGACCGGGACGACCACCGGGCGTGGGACGGCGTGGCGCACCACATCACCGAGCGGTCGGTCATCGGCTCGTTCCCGTTCGTCACCCGCTTCAACACCGGTCACGGACGCGCCTTCTTCCTCGACGGACGGCGGGCCTCGGACGGCGACTGGCACAACGCCTCCGTCCAGGACGTGCTGCCGACCTGGCAGTTCTGGACGCGCGCGGAGGGTACGGGCGCAGCGGGTACCGGTACGGAGGGGACAGGCGCAGAAGGCACGGGCGCTGAGGGTGCGGGCGCTGCGGGTGCGGGCGCTCCCCTGCCGGTCGACTTCGACCACGAGCTCGCGTACGACGGCGGTTCCTCGCTGCTCATCTCCGGTCCGCTCGGGCCGGACTGCGCTACGACGGTGCGCCTCTACAAGACGGCGCTGGCCGTCACCGGGCCCGAGCGCCTCGCCGTGACCACCCACGGCACGGACGGCGCAGATCTGGAGGTGGGGCTGCTGTTCCAGGACGCGCCCGACACCTTCACCTGGCTCGCGGCCGGGTCGGCGGCCGACTGGCACACGACGACGCACGGCCTCGCCCCCTTCCGTGGACGGACGATCGCGGCCGTCGGCCTGCGCGTGTCGTCCCGCCGGCCGACCCGGTGCGCCATTCGGATCGGTGAACTCGCCCTGCTGGGACCTGAGTTCGCAGCACCCGCCCAGCCCGAGGACTTCAGGGTCGACGAGGTGCTCACGGACGGAGGGACGGCCCACGTCCTCCTGTCCTGGCGCCTCGCCGGGCACGGGGTCCACCACTACGACCTGCTGCGCGACGACGACGGGAGCTGGCTCGGCCGCATCTACGACGACGTGTACTGCCTGAGCCTTCCCGCGCCCGCCGCGTCGGAGACCGTCACGCGGCTGCGGCTCGTGGCGGTCGCGCCGGACGGGTCCCGGAGCGCGTCCGCGACGGCGGAGGTCCACTGGTCCCGTTGA